A single window of Fischerella sp. PCC 9605 DNA harbors:
- a CDS encoding ABC transporter ATP-binding protein codes for MSEEIAISLKNVSKCYKRYVRPVDRLKEILLPGKSHAQEFWALRDINLEVRKGETVGIIGQNGSGKSTLLQIIAGTLTPTTGEVNVKGRVSALLELGSGFNPEFTGRQNVFFNGQILGLSREEIEAKFNDIAAFAEIGNFMDEPVKTYSSGMFVRLGFSVAINVNPEILIVDESLAVGDGVFVHRCMAKIRDFQDSGGTILFVSHDIGSVSRLCSESVWLNQGVIVDAGIPAEVCKHYQAWVHEEINKRTAIHIESEHNVTTLNQEKIDINKITIKEINPFTNKPYLAFPGFERFGTGRAEIEAVSLVNEENKPITLVYPGDIVRVQITTFRHDKIRKPNIGIALLDRLRTVLSGWSTELLDKNFASCWLSQSETGRSTVEFEFIWPHLAGGNYAFDIAFGDGPHDNLEMLDWIQNATVIQAAVNDFVDGIFQVSGRKIRLFEVEDKLCTR; via the coding sequence ATGAGTGAGGAGATTGCAATTTCGCTAAAAAATGTCTCGAAGTGCTATAAGCGCTATGTTCGTCCAGTGGATCGACTAAAAGAAATTTTGTTACCAGGAAAAAGCCACGCTCAGGAGTTTTGGGCATTACGAGATATTAATTTAGAGGTTCGCAAAGGAGAGACTGTAGGAATTATTGGTCAAAATGGCTCTGGAAAAAGTACGTTACTGCAAATTATTGCCGGAACGCTCACGCCAACTACAGGAGAGGTGAATGTAAAAGGAAGAGTTTCAGCGTTGTTAGAGTTAGGTAGTGGGTTTAATCCAGAGTTTACAGGGCGGCAGAACGTATTTTTTAACGGACAAATTTTAGGATTATCTCGAGAAGAGATAGAAGCTAAGTTTAATGATATTGCGGCTTTTGCTGAAATTGGCAATTTTATGGACGAGCCAGTGAAAACATATTCTAGTGGTATGTTTGTTCGCTTGGGATTTTCAGTAGCAATTAATGTTAATCCGGAAATATTGATAGTAGATGAATCTTTGGCAGTAGGAGATGGCGTGTTTGTGCACCGCTGTATGGCGAAAATCAGAGATTTTCAAGATTCAGGCGGGACAATTTTATTTGTATCCCATGATATAGGTTCTGTTTCACGGCTTTGTTCTGAGAGTGTATGGCTTAATCAAGGTGTAATTGTAGATGCCGGAATACCTGCTGAGGTATGTAAACACTATCAAGCTTGGGTGCATGAGGAAATAAATAAGAGAACTGCAATACATATTGAATCAGAACACAACGTTACTACTTTAAATCAAGAGAAAATTGATATAAATAAAATTACTATTAAAGAAATAAATCCTTTTACAAACAAGCCATATTTAGCATTTCCTGGATTTGAAAGATTTGGAACAGGTCGTGCAGAAATTGAAGCTGTATCTCTTGTAAATGAAGAGAACAAGCCCATTACGTTAGTTTATCCAGGTGATATAGTCAGAGTCCAAATTACTACATTTAGACATGACAAAATTAGAAAGCCTAATATTGGCATAGCTTTACTTGATAGATTACGAACTGTTTTATCAGGATGGAGCACAGAACTGCTAGATAAAAATTTTGCCAGTTGCTGGCTATCTCAGTCAGAGACAGGAAGATCAACAGTTGAATTTGAATTTATTTGGCCTCACTTAGCTGGGGGAAATTATGCATTTGATATAGCATTTGGAGATGGCCCCCATGACAATTTAGAAATGCTGGATTGGATTCAAAATGCAACTGTTATCCAAGCAGCAGTCAATGATTTTGTAGACGGAATATTTCAAGTATCTGGTAGAAAGATAAGGCTATTTGAGGTTGAAGATAAATTATGTACCAGATAA
- a CDS encoding ABC transporter permease — protein sequence MRGVVRKAGKLKNRLPVNEQWLAKFDLLRTLVRRDLEARYKGSVLGNLWPLLNQLSQLLIYTYLFSMLLKVKLSLKGLPENNFTYGLWLFAGLLPWIAFTGGLTQATNSVVGQTNLVKKVVFPLALLPLVPILSMFVESSFGLMVLIFFVAITSHTLHATLSLLPLVWITQLLLTAGLGYLAAGLTVFLRDIPQTLGVILNIWFYLTPLVYPAKVIPEQFRNWIFWLNPMTAIGEIYRDLILVGEVKHWGEWGVATTVSALIFCCGFLVYKRLRPAFADVL from the coding sequence ATGCGAGGAGTTGTCCGGAAGGCAGGGAAGCTGAAAAACAGACTGCCCGTAAATGAACAGTGGTTGGCAAAGTTTGACTTGCTGAGAACACTAGTGCGGCGTGATTTAGAAGCACGCTACAAAGGCTCAGTTCTAGGTAATTTATGGCCTTTGCTCAATCAGTTATCACAGTTACTGATCTACACTTATTTATTCTCAATGTTGCTAAAGGTGAAGCTAAGCCTTAAAGGTTTGCCAGAAAATAACTTTACCTATGGATTGTGGTTATTTGCAGGGTTATTGCCTTGGATTGCCTTTACAGGTGGGTTGACTCAAGCAACAAATTCGGTGGTAGGACAGACAAATTTAGTCAAGAAGGTAGTGTTTCCCCTAGCTTTATTACCACTAGTGCCTATTTTATCAATGTTCGTTGAAAGTTCTTTTGGCTTAATGGTGCTGATTTTTTTTGTAGCGATAACTTCTCATACTTTGCATGCTACCTTGTCGCTTTTGCCGTTGGTCTGGATAACGCAATTATTGTTAACGGCGGGTTTGGGTTATTTAGCGGCAGGACTAACTGTATTTTTGCGCGATATTCCACAGACATTAGGGGTTATTTTAAATATATGGTTTTATCTGACACCACTTGTCTATCCAGCTAAGGTAATTCCAGAGCAATTTCGGAATTGGATATTTTGGTTAAACCCCATGACAGCCATTGGTGAAATTTATCGTGACCTAATTTTAGTGGGAGAAGTTAAGCACTGGGGTGAATGGGGAGTTGCTACCACCGTATCTGCATTAATATTTTGTTGTGGTTTTTTGGTTTATAAGCGTTTGCGTCCGGCATTTGCAGATGTATTGTAA
- the petP gene encoding cytochrome b6f subunit PetP: protein MEIGQKVKVYRLRDRVSAPVVQRLGQIGIIEGFKMTDASGVGVVVKFDDNFATWFFEDELKVVQ, encoded by the coding sequence ATGGAAATCGGACAGAAAGTCAAAGTTTATCGTTTGCGTGATCGCGTATCTGCCCCTGTAGTCCAAAGGTTAGGACAAATCGGTATTATCGAAGGCTTCAAAATGACTGATGCTAGTGGTGTTGGTGTTGTTGTCAAGTTTGATGATAATTTTGCCACTTGGTTTTTTGAAGATGAACTCAAAGTAGTACAGTAG
- a CDS encoding Get3/ArsA fold putative tail anchor-mediating ATPase NosAFP, producing the protein MALILTFLGKSGTPRTKVAIAAAKLLASQGKRVLLAGSAEPALQILLGVPIGSDPQEIAANLQVVQFKTSVLLERSWEDVKQLEAQYFKTPILKDVYGQELSVLPGMDSALVLNAIREYYESGKYDAIIYDGSGDTTTLRMFGMPESLSWYVRRFRQLFVNSDFGKAISESPLIQPLISTFFNVNWTADNFAQPTNQVNNFLDKGKAALADPKHVAAFLVTTPDPIEVASARYLWGGAQQVGLTVGGVILVSSDSNIHLSEEFTPLPVSVVPDIKAEDWQTLMDALPNFTAQAVQAPKPIEIDIHECKVSLFLPGFDKKQVKLTQYGPEVTIEAGDQRRNIFLPPALSGRPVTGAKFQNNYLIISF; encoded by the coding sequence ATGGCCCTGATATTGACATTTTTGGGCAAAAGCGGCACTCCTCGCACAAAAGTAGCGATCGCCGCTGCCAAATTATTGGCAAGCCAAGGAAAGCGCGTACTTCTAGCTGGAAGTGCAGAACCAGCATTACAAATTTTGTTGGGTGTCCCGATCGGTTCTGACCCCCAAGAAATAGCTGCTAATCTACAAGTTGTACAGTTTAAAACATCTGTACTGCTAGAACGTAGCTGGGAAGATGTGAAACAACTGGAAGCGCAATATTTCAAAACGCCCATCCTCAAAGACGTTTATGGTCAAGAACTATCCGTCTTACCGGGGATGGACAGCGCCCTTGTTCTGAATGCCATTCGTGAGTATTACGAAAGCGGCAAATATGACGCAATTATCTACGATGGCAGCGGTGACACCACCACTTTGCGGATGTTTGGGATGCCAGAGTCTCTAAGTTGGTATGTGCGGAGATTTCGGCAATTGTTTGTTAACTCCGATTTCGGCAAGGCAATTTCCGAATCGCCCTTGATTCAACCGTTAATTAGCACTTTTTTCAACGTCAACTGGACAGCAGATAACTTTGCCCAACCCACCAACCAAGTCAACAATTTCCTAGACAAGGGTAAAGCCGCCCTTGCCGATCCCAAGCATGTTGCCGCTTTCCTGGTGACAACCCCTGACCCTATTGAAGTTGCTTCTGCCCGTTACCTTTGGGGTGGTGCCCAACAAGTCGGTTTAACCGTAGGTGGCGTTATCCTTGTATCTTCTGACAGCAACATTCATCTCTCTGAGGAATTTACTCCCTTACCTGTGAGTGTCGTTCCAGATATCAAAGCTGAAGACTGGCAAACGTTGATGGATGCCCTACCCAACTTTACAGCACAAGCAGTACAAGCTCCTAAACCAATTGAAATCGACATTCACGAATGCAAGGTAAGCTTATTTTTGCCTGGATTTGACAAAAAACAGGTCAAACTCACCCAGTACGGGCCAGAAGTCACTATAGAAGCAGGAGACCAAAGACGGAATATTTTCTTACCTCCTGCCTTGAGTGGTAGACCTGTTACTGGCGCAAAGTTTCAAAATAATTATTTGATCATCTCTTTTTAG
- the chlG gene encoding chlorophyll synthase ChlG translates to MSDSTPITPNSNTPDALESVAPTEEAASVSRSAKTRQLLGMKGAASGETSVWKIRLQLMKPITWIPLMWGVICGAASSGEYTWTLENVLKSLLCMLLAGPIMAGYTQTMNEYYDREIDAINEPYRPIPSGAIPLPQVVTQIIVLLLAGIAIAFTLDVWAGHEFPTITVIALVGGLIAYIYSAPPLKLKQNGWLGGYALGASYIAFPWCTGHALFGELNWKIVVFTAIYSLAGLGIAVVNDFKSIEGDRKFGLKSLPVMFGANSAAWICVVLIDVFQAAIAAYLVYVHENLYAALLALLIIPQITFQDMYFLRDPMNNDVKYQASAQPFLVLGMLVAGLAIGHAGI, encoded by the coding sequence ATGTCTGACTCAACTCCGATAACTCCGAATTCCAATACACCTGATGCACTAGAGTCAGTAGCACCAACTGAGGAAGCAGCTAGTGTTAGTCGCAGTGCCAAAACCAGGCAACTTCTGGGCATGAAAGGTGCCGCATCTGGAGAAACCTCGGTTTGGAAAATCCGCTTGCAGCTGATGAAGCCGATCACCTGGATTCCCTTGATGTGGGGTGTAATTTGCGGTGCGGCTTCTTCTGGAGAGTACACCTGGACGCTGGAAAATGTTTTGAAGTCTTTGTTGTGTATGTTGCTGGCTGGCCCAATCATGGCGGGTTATACCCAAACCATGAATGAATACTACGATCGCGAAATTGACGCCATCAACGAACCCTACCGTCCAATTCCCTCCGGGGCAATTCCCTTACCCCAGGTAGTCACCCAGATTATAGTATTGCTTTTGGCTGGAATTGCCATAGCATTTACTTTGGATGTTTGGGCAGGTCATGAATTTCCTACCATCACAGTTATCGCGTTGGTGGGTGGCTTGATTGCCTACATTTACTCTGCCCCACCTCTGAAGCTAAAACAAAATGGTTGGCTAGGCGGTTATGCCCTTGGTGCTAGTTACATCGCCTTTCCTTGGTGTACCGGCCATGCTTTGTTTGGGGAACTGAATTGGAAGATTGTAGTTTTCACTGCGATTTACAGCTTGGCTGGGTTGGGTATTGCCGTTGTCAATGACTTTAAGAGTATAGAGGGCGATCGCAAATTCGGATTAAAGTCATTACCTGTCATGTTTGGTGCTAATAGTGCCGCTTGGATTTGTGTAGTATTGATTGATGTCTTTCAAGCGGCGATCGCTGCCTATCTAGTCTACGTTCATGAGAATTTGTATGCCGCACTTCTGGCATTACTAATCATCCCGCAAATCACCTTTCAAGATATGTATTTCCTGCGTGACCCGATGAATAATGACGTAAAATACCAAGCTAGCGCTCAACCTTTCCTAGTTTTGGGAATGCTTGTTGCTGGTTTGGCAATTGGTCATGCTGGCATATAA
- a CDS encoding MDR/zinc-dependent alcohol dehydrogenase-like family protein: protein MKGLWLENKQLQLRTDIPIPEPSSGEALVRVLCAGICNTDLELTRGYYPYNGILGHEFVGVVEQGPEHLLNRRVVGEINAVCGQCRFCRSGNSTHCENRTVLGIVNRNGAFADYLCLPVENLHPVPEHVPTEAATFTEPVAAALEIQQQVALRPDDRVLVVGDGKLGLLVAQTLAVTGCDLLVIGRHRDKLANLEARGIKTGFADAVTNRAFDISVECTGNAEGFAIARRALRPRGTLVLKSTYAGNLSLDASSLVVDEITLIGSRCGPFPPALALLAQGKVDVQPLIHARYPLSEGLAAFAHAQTKGVLKVLLEMGNG from the coding sequence ATGAAAGGACTCTGGCTGGAAAACAAGCAACTGCAATTACGTACCGACATCCCTATTCCCGAACCATCATCGGGAGAGGCTTTAGTACGAGTTTTGTGTGCAGGTATTTGCAACACCGATTTGGAACTTACTAGAGGCTATTATCCCTACAATGGCATTTTAGGGCATGAATTTGTCGGTGTTGTTGAACAAGGCCCAGAACACTTACTTAACCGCCGCGTTGTCGGAGAAATTAATGCTGTCTGCGGACAATGTCGCTTTTGTCGTAGCGGAAACTCTACTCACTGCGAAAACCGCACTGTACTTGGCATTGTCAACCGCAATGGCGCTTTTGCCGATTATCTTTGTTTGCCTGTAGAAAATCTGCATCCTGTCCCAGAACATGTTCCCACAGAAGCAGCAACATTTACCGAACCTGTAGCCGCAGCACTGGAAATTCAGCAGCAGGTGGCGTTGCGTCCAGATGACCGAGTATTGGTGGTTGGGGATGGCAAATTGGGGCTATTAGTAGCGCAAACACTAGCTGTGACAGGCTGTGACCTTTTGGTAATAGGTCGTCATCGCGATAAACTGGCTAACTTAGAGGCACGGGGTATCAAAACAGGCTTCGCTGATGCAGTGACAAATCGAGCCTTTGATATTTCAGTAGAGTGTACAGGCAATGCGGAAGGATTTGCGATCGCCCGCCGTGCTTTGCGTCCTCGCGGTACACTGGTACTCAAAAGTACCTATGCTGGCAACCTGAGTTTAGATGCTTCTTCATTGGTAGTGGATGAAATCACTCTCATTGGTTCACGCTGCGGCCCGTTTCCACCAGCATTGGCACTGCTAGCACAAGGCAAAGTGGACGTCCAACCCCTCATTCATGCCCGTTATCCCCTTTCGGAAGGACTAGCAGCTTTTGCCCACGCCCAAACTAAAGGTGTTTTAAAGGTATTGCTGGAAATGGGAAATGGTTAG
- a CDS encoding ChaN family lipoprotein, giving the protein MTLFIQSKLPSYAKILANERQSFQTKKVFFYFLPFTFYLLLLTLPAFAETVKNSCPPKLVVNAPPTNLDTIFPDWDKTCGKPENFISSPQQMLLELAKADVVYLGETHDSSIDHQNQLKIIQELHQRNPKIAIAMEMFQRPYQGVVDQYLAGKLTEQELTEKSEYEKRWGFPWENYAPILRFAKAKQLPVLALNTPSEVTRQVARQGLESLTPSQKQFIPPFAEIRIDNEKYRQLALQAFQQHQDAGHGNSADAERFFLAQVLWDETMAEGIAKFVKANPDYQVVVLAGQGHIIYGYGIPSRVKRRLEGKKLIQRSVLLSPPEEATAGKEGEAADFIFEKTK; this is encoded by the coding sequence ATGACACTGTTTATTCAAAGCAAGTTACCGTCATACGCAAAAATATTAGCAAATGAGCGGCAAAGCTTCCAAACAAAAAAAGTATTTTTTTACTTTTTACCTTTCACCTTTTACCTTCTTCTATTGACATTGCCTGCTTTTGCCGAAACAGTAAAAAATTCCTGTCCTCCCAAATTAGTTGTAAATGCACCGCCTACCAATCTAGACACTATTTTTCCAGACTGGGATAAAACTTGTGGAAAACCAGAGAATTTTATCTCTAGCCCTCAACAGATGTTACTGGAACTAGCAAAAGCGGATGTAGTGTATCTGGGGGAGACTCACGACAGTTCCATCGATCACCAAAACCAACTCAAAATTATTCAGGAACTCCACCAACGTAATCCGAAAATTGCGATCGCCATGGAAATGTTCCAGCGTCCCTATCAAGGTGTTGTCGATCAATATCTGGCAGGTAAACTCACTGAACAAGAACTAACAGAGAAAAGCGAGTACGAAAAACGCTGGGGTTTTCCTTGGGAAAATTACGCCCCCATCCTCCGCTTTGCGAAAGCAAAACAATTACCCGTCTTAGCATTAAATACACCCTCGGAAGTTACCCGTCAAGTTGCCCGTCAAGGATTAGAAAGCCTCACACCATCACAGAAGCAATTTATTCCTCCCTTTGCAGAAATTCGCATCGATAACGAAAAGTATCGGCAGTTAGCGCTACAAGCATTTCAACAGCATCAAGATGCAGGCCATGGTAACAGTGCTGATGCCGAACGCTTTTTTTTGGCGCAGGTACTGTGGGATGAAACAATGGCAGAGGGCATTGCCAAGTTTGTCAAAGCTAACCCAGATTATCAAGTAGTCGTGTTAGCTGGACAAGGACATATTATCTACGGTTACGGAATTCCCAGCCGCGTTAAACGTCGTCTAGAGGGTAAGAAGTTAATTCAGCGTTCGGTTTTACTTAGCCCTCCAGAAGAAGCGACAGCTGGTAAAGAAGGTGAGGCGGCTGATTTTATCTTTGAGAAGACAAAGTAG
- a CDS encoding tetratricopeptide repeat protein, whose product MIRLFVILLSLLLVFVWGDFAIAQTQSSQVSQQQLQKWDKLARSAFAATSKGDFATAEQYWTEIIEQFPDNAAAWSNRGNSRVSQNKLQEALADFNKAVELAPDVTDPYLNRGTALEGLGRWEEAIADYDRILEFDPNDAMAYNNRGTAKAGLGEWQEAIADYKKSMALAPNLVIARGNYALVLYETGQIDQAIKEMKNIVRKYPNFADTRAALTAALWVNGQKGEAESNWVAASGLDRRYKDINWVKNIRRWPPSMVVALDRFLNLK is encoded by the coding sequence ATGATTAGGTTATTTGTTATTTTGTTAAGTCTGCTACTGGTGTTTGTTTGGGGTGATTTTGCAATTGCCCAAACTCAATCTTCTCAAGTTAGTCAACAGCAGTTGCAAAAATGGGATAAGTTGGCTAGATCGGCTTTTGCAGCGACGAGTAAAGGTGATTTTGCCACGGCTGAACAGTATTGGACAGAAATTATTGAGCAATTCCCCGATAATGCTGCGGCTTGGAGTAATCGAGGAAATTCTAGGGTAAGTCAGAACAAGCTGCAAGAGGCGCTGGCAGATTTTAACAAAGCTGTAGAACTTGCACCGGACGTAACAGACCCCTATTTGAATCGTGGCACGGCGCTGGAGGGTTTGGGAAGATGGGAAGAAGCGATCGCCGATTATGACCGCATTCTCGAATTCGATCCTAACGATGCAATGGCGTATAACAATCGTGGTACTGCTAAAGCAGGTTTGGGTGAATGGCAAGAAGCTATTGCTGACTATAAAAAATCAATGGCACTAGCCCCGAATTTAGTTATTGCTCGTGGTAACTATGCTCTTGTATTGTATGAAACTGGTCAAATAGACCAAGCAATCAAAGAAATGAAAAATATAGTCCGCAAATATCCCAATTTTGCCGATACACGTGCTGCACTCACCGCCGCACTTTGGGTAAACGGACAAAAAGGCGAAGCTGAAAGTAATTGGGTAGCTGCTTCTGGGCTTGACAGGCGCTACAAAGACATTAACTGGGTGAAAAATATCCGCCGCTGGCCTCCTAGTATGGTAGTAGCTTTGGATAGATTTTTAAATTTGAAGTAA
- the ruvB gene encoding Holliday junction branch migration DNA helicase RuvB, producing the protein MAIISSKKQPHEPGGGQPKQRRESAKASPKENILQPEAATDEQGKQEESIRPQRFADYIGQKDLKDVLDIAIKAAKSRGEVLDHLLLYGPPGLGKTTMAMILAAEMGVNYKITSAPALERPRDIVGLLVNLQPGDVLFIDEIHRLSRMTEEILYPAMEDYRLDITIGKGSSARTRSIPLSKFTLVGATTRVGALTSPLRDRFGLVQKLRFYEVEELSQIVLRSAQLLNTTVTEDGAKEIAKRSRGTPRIANRLLKRVRDYAEVKSFDKICESVAAEALHLFQVDPCGLDWTDRRMLTVIIEQFNGGPVGLETIAAATGEDTQTIEEVYEPYLMQIGYLSRTPRGRVATAAAYKHMGFKPPNEQLSLL; encoded by the coding sequence ATGGCGATTATCTCCTCGAAAAAACAGCCTCACGAACCAGGCGGCGGACAACCAAAGCAGCGCCGGGAGTCGGCAAAAGCATCCCCAAAAGAGAATATTTTGCAACCTGAAGCTGCAACTGATGAACAAGGTAAGCAGGAAGAGAGTATTCGACCGCAGCGGTTTGCCGATTATATTGGCCAAAAAGATTTAAAAGATGTACTAGACATAGCAATTAAAGCAGCTAAGTCCAGAGGTGAAGTACTGGATCACCTGCTATTGTATGGCCCTCCTGGTTTGGGTAAAACCACAATGGCAATGATTTTAGCAGCTGAGATGGGGGTAAATTACAAAATTACCAGCGCCCCAGCCCTAGAACGCCCTAGAGATATTGTCGGATTGTTGGTGAATCTTCAGCCAGGGGATGTGCTGTTTATCGATGAAATTCATCGCCTCTCGCGGATGACCGAGGAAATTTTATACCCAGCAATGGAAGATTATCGTTTAGATATTACCATTGGCAAAGGTTCCAGCGCTCGGACTCGCAGTATACCACTATCAAAGTTTACTTTGGTAGGAGCAACAACCCGTGTGGGTGCGCTGACTTCTCCTCTACGCGATCGCTTTGGCTTAGTTCAAAAGTTAAGATTTTATGAGGTAGAAGAACTGAGTCAGATAGTTCTGCGTAGCGCCCAGTTACTCAACACTACCGTCACCGAGGATGGTGCTAAAGAAATAGCCAAGCGATCGCGAGGAACACCACGTATAGCAAATAGATTACTCAAGCGTGTACGTGATTATGCAGAGGTAAAATCCTTTGATAAAATTTGCGAAAGCGTTGCAGCCGAAGCATTACACCTATTCCAAGTAGATCCTTGCGGCTTGGATTGGACAGACCGCCGGATGCTGACTGTAATAATTGAACAATTCAATGGCGGCCCGGTGGGATTGGAAACAATTGCAGCAGCGACGGGTGAGGATACCCAAACCATAGAAGAAGTTTATGAACCTTATTTGATGCAGATTGGCTATTTAAGCCGGACGCCCCGTGGTAGGGTAGCGACGGCTGCGGCGTACAAGCATATGGGTTTTAAGCCGCCTAACGAACAGTTGTCTTTGCTTTAG
- the hisF gene encoding imidazole glycerol phosphate synthase subunit HisF yields MLAKRILPCLDVNAGRVVKGVNFVNLQDAGDPVELAQVYNEAGADELVFLDITATHEDRDIIIDVVYRTAEQVFIPLTVGGGIQSLENVKNLLRAGADKVSINSAAVRDPNFINRASDRFGNQCIVVAIDARRRKDPNNPGWDVYVRGGRENTGIDAIWWAQEVEKRGAGELLVTSMDADGTQVGYDLELTKTIAEVVQIPVIASGGAGNCQHIYEALTEGRAEAALLASLLHYGQLTVEAIKNYLRDRQLPIRMPS; encoded by the coding sequence ATGCTGGCTAAGAGAATCTTACCGTGCCTAGATGTGAACGCGGGACGAGTTGTAAAAGGAGTTAACTTTGTTAACCTCCAGGATGCAGGCGATCCGGTCGAATTAGCACAGGTTTATAACGAAGCGGGAGCAGATGAGTTAGTGTTTCTGGATATTACGGCAACTCATGAAGACCGCGACATTATTATCGACGTGGTTTACCGCACTGCTGAACAAGTCTTTATTCCCCTGACTGTTGGCGGTGGCATCCAATCCTTAGAAAATGTTAAAAATCTGTTACGAGCCGGAGCAGACAAGGTTAGTATTAATTCTGCGGCGGTACGCGATCCAAATTTTATCAATCGGGCTAGCGATCGCTTTGGCAATCAATGCATAGTAGTTGCGATTGATGCCAGACGCAGAAAAGATCCTAACAATCCAGGTTGGGATGTGTATGTGCGAGGTGGACGGGAAAACACAGGTATAGATGCCATATGGTGGGCACAAGAAGTGGAAAAACGGGGTGCAGGAGAATTGCTAGTTACAAGCATGGATGCCGATGGCACTCAGGTTGGTTATGACCTCGAATTAACAAAAACGATCGCTGAAGTTGTACAAATTCCAGTCATTGCTTCTGGTGGTGCGGGTAATTGTCAACATATCTATGAAGCACTAACAGAAGGTAGAGCAGAAGCCGCATTACTAGCTTCATTGTTACATTACGGACAATTAACTGTGGAGGCAATTAAAAATTATTTGCGCGATCGTCAATTACCAATCAGAATGCCATCCTGA
- a CDS encoding peroxiredoxin: MPLAVGTDAPTFTAKDTNGNTVSLSDFKGKTVVLYFYPKDDTPGCTKQACSFRDARNEYQSKDVVVLGVSADDEASHQAFTQKYNLNFPLLADTDQTLIKAYDVDGGGYAKRVTYVIDGNGKIIHVDSSVNTSTHASDVLAALGL, translated from the coding sequence ATGCCTCTAGCAGTTGGGACAGATGCACCTACGTTTACCGCTAAAGATACTAACGGTAATACAGTTTCTTTGTCTGATTTCAAAGGCAAGACAGTAGTTTTGTATTTTTACCCCAAGGATGACACTCCAGGCTGCACCAAACAAGCCTGTAGCTTCCGGGATGCGAGAAACGAATATCAAAGTAAAGATGTTGTAGTACTAGGAGTGAGTGCAGATGATGAAGCCTCGCACCAAGCATTCACCCAAAAATATAATCTCAATTTTCCGCTATTAGCTGACACCGACCAAACCCTAATCAAAGCTTATGATGTTGATGGTGGTGGTTATGCCAAGCGCGTTACTTACGTGATTGATGGCAACGGCAAAATCATCCATGTTGACTCTAGCGTCAACACTTCTACCCACGCCAGCGATGTCTTAGCAGCATTGGGACTATAA
- a CDS encoding Npun_F0494 family protein, with amino-acid sequence MPAVDGQNQKTLTYPHGTIKRAKRSLFCSPFNLILFTAMLSERVALSEIAGNSGIHKGYTKRPLSELAAENALAWLIQVGVLRREVDGQGITDSFRLTPLGRQIVEEFQHQPWTTPTWGDRFLNAVIRWFRLPF; translated from the coding sequence ATGCCTGCTGTTGATGGCCAGAATCAGAAAACCTTGACATATCCACATGGCACTATCAAAAGAGCCAAGCGATCGCTGTTTTGTTCTCCCTTCAATCTTATTTTATTTACAGCGATGCTGTCAGAACGGGTAGCGTTGAGTGAAATTGCTGGCAATTCTGGCATTCACAAGGGCTATACCAAACGCCCTTTGTCGGAATTAGCAGCAGAAAACGCCTTAGCATGGCTGATCCAAGTGGGTGTACTGCGACGTGAAGTTGATGGTCAGGGAATCACAGATAGTTTTCGCCTCACGCCTCTTGGCCGTCAAATCGTAGAGGAGTTTCAGCATCAACCTTGGACTACTCCAACATGGGGCGATCGCTTCTTGAATGCTGTGATTCGGTGGTTCAGACTGCCATTTTAG